A genomic segment from Aegilops tauschii subsp. strangulata cultivar AL8/78 chromosome 1, Aet v6.0, whole genome shotgun sequence encodes:
- the LOC109747968 gene encoding uncharacterized protein, translating into MDNLWHLGDEFRGQSKVVEDRQWSLMTSKLAEITKSKAERMNDFEYARMNTVPDVKQWDKLSYHQEDNKMDHLNLGLMNLDLKMNDLKMNEAAMKYPFRNMAYNMNPMYPKGNNGNVNSFKMNVGVNKYPNNQNGKEANGKHNGGNNNNGGNSNNNSVDKRFKTLPTSEMLPRNEVLGGYIFVCNNDTMQEDLKRQLFGLPARYRDSVRAITPGLPLFLYNYTTHQLHGVFEAASFGGSNIDPTAWEDKKCKGESRFPAQVRIRIRRLCKALEEDAFRPVLHHYDGPKFRLELSIAETLSLLDLCKTEDA; encoded by the exons ATGGACAACTTGTGGCATCTCGGAGATGAGTTCCGTGGGCAATCAAAGGTGGTGGAGGACCGCCAATGGTCTCTCATGACATCAAAGCTGGCTGAGATCACAAAGTCAAAGGCTGAGAGGATGAATGACTTTGAGTATGCACGGATGAACACCGTCCCTGATGTGAAGCAATGGGATAAGCTATCCTACCACCAAGAAGACAACAAGATGGACCACCTCAATCTTGGCCTCATGAACCTGGATCTTAAGATGAATGATCTCAAGATGAACGAGGCTGCCATGAAGTACCCTTTCCGCAACATGGCCTATAACATGAATCCGATGTACCCCAAGGGAAACAATGGTAATGTCAATTCATTCAAGATGAATGTCGGGGTCAACAAATATCCGAATAATCAGAATGGGAAGGAAGCAAACGGCAAACACAATGGTGGTAACAACAACAATGGaggcaacagcaacaacaactcTGTTGACAAGCGCTTCAAAACATTGCCAACAAGCGAGATGCTACCGAGGAATGAAGTTCTTGGTGGATACATCTTTGTCTGCAACAATGATACCATGCAGGAGGATCTCAAGAGACAGCTTTTTG GCTTGCCAGCAAGATATCGTGATTCAGTCCGAGCCATCACTCCTGGTCTACCTCTTTTCCTCTACAACTACACGACCCATCAGCTACATGGGGTGTTTGAG GCTGCTAGTTTTGGAGGATCAAACATTGATCCCACTGCTTGGGAAGATAAGAAGTGCAAAGGTGAATCCAGATTCCCAGCACAG GTGAGGATCCGCATTAGAAGGCTTTGCAAGGCCTTGGAAGAGGATGCTTTCAGGCCAGTGCTGCACCACTATGATGGTCCTAAATTCCGCCTCGAGCTCTCCATAGCAGAG ACACTGTCACTGCTAGACCTGTGCAAGACAGAAGACGCCTGA